From Paenibacillus sp. V4I7, one genomic window encodes:
- a CDS encoding 50S ribosomal protein L25, with amino-acid sequence MSTTILLSERSGPVKKLRAEGHIPAVVYSSRMDSEHVTVPEKEIRASLKRNPHAILHVTLPSKTKHPVIVHQVQKDCLTGQLLHIDFLQINMKEQLDTSIAVHFTGEAKGTKEGGILQIETHEVMIRCMPNKLPEHLAIDISKLNIGEHITIADLKVPKHVEVLSDPETILVTILGMQKLDEVVEPAAEQAEEAAQSKA; translated from the coding sequence ATGTCTACAACGATTTTACTATCCGAAAGATCAGGTCCTGTAAAGAAGCTGCGAGCTGAGGGGCATATTCCTGCTGTGGTGTACAGCTCACGTATGGATTCCGAACATGTTACTGTCCCGGAAAAAGAAATCCGCGCATCACTGAAACGCAATCCTCATGCCATCCTTCATGTTACCCTGCCGTCCAAAACCAAACACCCGGTAATCGTCCATCAAGTCCAGAAGGATTGCTTGACGGGTCAATTACTGCATATTGATTTTCTTCAAATTAATATGAAAGAACAGCTTGATACATCGATTGCCGTCCATTTCACGGGGGAAGCTAAGGGCACCAAGGAAGGCGGCATTCTCCAAATAGAAACTCATGAGGTCATGATCCGCTGTATGCCGAACAAGCTGCCGGAACATCTCGCCATTGATATTAGTAAGCTCAATATCGGCGAACATATAACCATCGCTGATCTTAAAGTTCCCAAGCATGTTGAAGTCTTAAGTGATCCAGAAACTATTCTGGTCACGATACTTGGCATGCAGAAGCTTGACGAGGTGGTTGAACCAGCTGCAGAACAGGCAGAGGAAGCTGCCCAGTCTAAAGCTTAA
- a CDS encoding protein-glutamate O-methyltransferase CheR, which yields MPEKLAEKIEVDLVLEAIYKRHGYDFRNYARSSLMRRLHYVRQKSSLKRLSDMIPLVLYDEAFANQLLLDISVTVTEMFRDPEFFVELRSLVIPLLKTYPFVKIWHAGCATGEEVYSMAVLLEEEGFYDRVQIYATDMNQESLTTAEEGIYPLESIRKFTKNYQKSGGKSSFSDYYHAKYQMGKMKEDLKRNIVFSQHNLATDNAFGEMHLIICRNVLIYFDKQLQNQVYQLFNQSLVPRGFLCLGSKESIEFSDIQSQYEALSSKWRIFRKQLPL from the coding sequence ATGCCAGAAAAACTAGCAGAAAAGATTGAAGTCGATCTCGTACTGGAAGCTATTTATAAGCGGCATGGGTATGATTTCCGTAACTATGCCCGTTCCTCTTTAATGAGAAGATTGCACTATGTCAGGCAGAAATCAAGTCTTAAACGACTGTCTGATATGATTCCATTGGTTCTCTATGATGAAGCGTTTGCCAATCAATTACTGCTGGATATATCGGTAACCGTCACCGAGATGTTTCGTGACCCTGAGTTTTTTGTTGAGCTGCGCAGTCTCGTGATTCCCTTGCTGAAGACATATCCATTTGTGAAAATATGGCATGCCGGTTGTGCGACAGGGGAAGAAGTTTACTCGATGGCTGTTCTACTGGAAGAAGAAGGCTTCTATGATCGTGTGCAGATTTACGCGACTGATATGAATCAAGAGTCACTAACTACTGCGGAAGAAGGCATTTACCCGTTAGAAAGTATCCGGAAATTCACTAAAAATTATCAAAAAAGCGGAGGCAAGTCCTCCTTTTCGGATTACTACCATGCTAAATATCAGATGGGCAAAATGAAGGAAGATTTGAAAAGAAACATCGTGTTCTCGCAGCATAATTTGGCAACGGATAACGCCTTTGGTGAAATGCATCTCATCATTTGTAGGAATGTGCTCATTTACTTTGATAAGCAATTGCAAAATCAAGTCTATCAGCTTTTTAATCAAAGTCTTGTGCCACGCGGTTTCCTGTGCCTTGGCAGTAAGGAATCTATCGAATTTTCAGATATCCAGTCTCAGTATGAAGCACTCTCCTCTAAGTGGAGAATTTTTAGAAAGCAGCTGCCATTATAA
- a CDS encoding pentapeptide repeat-containing protein produces the protein MSEDHEYAETLNGKNPLSLQSDCENCFGLCCVALPYAASSDFAINKDAGQPCPNLQSDFRCGVHNNLRQLGFRGCTVYDCFGAGQKVSHVTFGGNDWRQVPGSAKQMFEVFPIMRQLHELLWYLTEALTLQPSRPIRGELSLALEETERLTHLSADSLMELDVVAHRANVNVLLLRTSELVRAETLRKLKNLAGNQKTYGRGADLIGANLKGADLRGANLRGAYLIAANLKGADLRVADLIGADFRDADLSGANLTDSIFLTQAQLNAAKGDGNTKLSPSLTRPTHWSKIKA, from the coding sequence TTGTCTGAGGATCACGAATATGCAGAAACTTTAAACGGCAAGAATCCTCTCAGTCTGCAATCTGACTGCGAGAATTGCTTCGGCTTGTGCTGTGTCGCACTGCCCTACGCAGCTTCGTCAGACTTCGCAATCAACAAAGACGCTGGCCAGCCCTGCCCCAACCTGCAGTCGGACTTCCGCTGCGGCGTCCACAACAACCTCAGGCAGCTGGGCTTTCGAGGTTGTACGGTGTATGACTGCTTCGGCGCGGGGCAAAAGGTTTCCCATGTCACCTTCGGCGGAAATGATTGGCGTCAAGTTCCAGGGTCCGCAAAGCAAATGTTCGAGGTGTTCCCGATCATGCGTCAACTCCATGAGCTGCTCTGGTATCTGACCGAAGCACTAACATTGCAACCGTCCCGTCCTATCCGCGGTGAACTCAGCTTAGCGCTCGAAGAAACGGAACGCCTCACTCACCTCAGTGCCGACTCTCTTATGGAACTGGACGTGGTAGCACACCGAGCCAATGTCAATGTTCTGCTTCTACGGACGAGCGAGCTCGTGCGAGCCGAAACCCTACGCAAGCTGAAGAACCTCGCTGGGAATCAGAAGACCTACGGTCGAGGTGCAGACCTTATCGGGGCCAATCTGAAAGGCGCCGACCTGAGAGGCGCTAACTTGAGAGGGGCCTACCTTATCGCAGCTAACCTCAAAGGTGCCGACCTGAGAGTGGCTGACCTCATCGGGGCTGATTTCCGGGACGCTGACCTTAGCGGCGCCAATCTCACCGATAGTATCTTTCTCACCCAAGCCCAACTCAACGCGGCGAAGGGCGATGGCAACACGAAGTTGTCACCATCGCTCACTCGACCAACACACTGGTCCAAAATCAAAGCATAG
- a CDS encoding chemotaxis protein CheB translates to MRPLEAVVIGVSAGGLKALSRLLSYLPSDYSLPIIIVQHILDSSDSYLAEYLNTKVAIHVKEAIDKETIRPHHVYLAPPGYHLLIEDDRSLSLSIDPKVNYSRPSIDVLFDSAAFAFQEGCIGVVLTGANRDGSAGLRTIKESGGVTIVQDPETAEFPVMPQAAIDTVKVDYILSLEDIGKFLRQ, encoded by the coding sequence ATGCGCCCATTGGAAGCCGTTGTTATAGGGGTATCGGCAGGCGGGCTTAAGGCACTCTCACGTCTGTTATCCTATCTCCCGTCTGACTACAGCTTACCGATTATCATCGTACAGCATATTTTGGATAGCAGTGACAGCTATTTAGCTGAATATTTAAATACGAAAGTTGCTATACATGTCAAAGAAGCGATAGATAAAGAGACCATTCGACCTCATCACGTTTATCTCGCTCCACCTGGTTATCATTTGCTCATTGAAGATGATCGCTCGTTAAGCCTATCCATTGATCCAAAAGTCAATTATTCTCGGCCTTCGATTGACGTTTTGTTTGATAGTGCTGCGTTTGCCTTCCAAGAGGGGTGTATAGGTGTTGTCTTAACGGGAGCAAACCGAGATGGCAGCGCTGGACTCAGGACGATCAAGGAAAGTGGTGGCGTAACGATTGTACAGGACCCTGAAACGGCGGAGTTCCCTGTCATGCCACAAGCAGCAATTGACACTGTAAAGGTTGATTATATTTTGTCCTTAGAAGATATAGGAAAGTTTCTGAGACAATGA
- a CDS encoding response regulator, with product MDTQKNRHQAPKILVVDDRKENLFAMQKILQVLHCDVSVVQSGNEALSYTLRHDFALILLDVNMPEMDGFELAELLRSNEETKRIPIIFVTASNKEDQSVFKGYESGAVDYLFKPVNADILLSKVKIFLELNRRNKELEAIQSELERSNESLREFAQVVSHDLKNPLNVITGLSELLIARHSADMTPKGKEYMNQISATAERMNHLITDLLSYAQLNAKSVTFGNVDLNEVLMNVISDLSSTIEQNEGRIIKQDRLPIIQADATQMYQLFQNIIANGLKYRRKVQSPIIQISLLEGNEPDTFVIQIQDNGIGMKKEDIPSIFTPFKRLDNAKAYEGTGLGLATVQKIIERHDGLMEVESMIGEGTTFRVYLPISHGL from the coding sequence ATGGATACTCAGAAAAATAGGCATCAGGCGCCGAAAATTTTAGTCGTTGATGATCGAAAAGAAAATTTATTCGCTATGCAGAAAATTCTTCAAGTGCTCCATTGTGATGTGTCTGTTGTCCAATCAGGCAACGAAGCCTTATCATATACCTTGCGCCATGACTTTGCGCTTATTCTACTTGATGTGAATATGCCGGAAATGGATGGTTTTGAGCTTGCGGAACTGCTGCGAAGTAACGAGGAAACGAAGCGTATTCCGATCATATTTGTAACAGCCAGTAATAAAGAGGATCAGAGCGTATTCAAAGGATATGAGAGCGGTGCTGTAGATTACTTGTTCAAGCCTGTCAATGCCGATATTCTGCTCAGCAAAGTGAAAATATTTCTTGAACTCAATCGAAGAAATAAAGAGTTGGAGGCCATTCAATCGGAGCTTGAGCGCAGTAACGAGAGCTTAAGGGAGTTCGCACAGGTCGTTTCGCATGATTTGAAAAATCCGTTGAATGTGATTACAGGGTTGAGCGAGCTTCTCATAGCTAGACATAGTGCGGATATGACGCCAAAAGGTAAAGAATATATGAACCAAATCTCAGCGACCGCTGAGCGGATGAACCACTTGATCACCGATTTACTCTCGTATGCCCAGTTAAACGCGAAATCGGTTACTTTTGGAAATGTAGACTTGAATGAAGTCCTGATGAATGTGATCTCGGACCTAAGCAGCACAATCGAGCAAAATGAGGGCCGGATCATCAAGCAAGACAGGCTTCCAATTATTCAAGCGGATGCAACGCAAATGTATCAGCTATTTCAGAATATTATCGCAAACGGGCTGAAGTATCGTAGGAAGGTACAATCGCCGATTATTCAGATTTCCTTATTGGAAGGAAATGAACCGGATACCTTTGTCATTCAAATTCAAGATAATGGCATTGGTATGAAAAAAGAGGACATCCCGTCTATCTTTACTCCCTTCAAACGGCTGGACAATGCCAAGGCTTACGAGGGTACCGGTCTAGGGCTTGCCACAGTGCAGAAAATCATTGAGAGACACGATGGCCTCATGGAAGTGGAAAGTATGATCGGTGAAGGCACAACTTTTCGTGTTTATCTGCCAATATCTCATGGTTTGTAG
- a CDS encoding class I SAM-dependent methyltransferase: MKPLETKRFIDIRSELINKAKGEVLEIGSGTGINFSFYKDVSVTAIEPNPVLRKASYERAYEAKMPIHVIEGNAEQLPFADHSFDTVVGTLVLCTIPNPVKAIREISRVCKPTGTILLFEHIRHENSLLGKIQDLLTPIWKRACDGCHLNRDTIHLLRQEELEIIDIKKHVGNIFITVEARKKQK; this comes from the coding sequence ATGAAACCCTTGGAGACTAAAAGATTTATAGATATCCGCTCCGAGTTAATTAACAAAGCAAAGGGAGAAGTTTTGGAAATCGGAAGCGGAACAGGAATTAATTTCAGCTTCTATAAGGACGTATCTGTAACAGCAATTGAACCGAATCCAGTTCTAAGGAAGGCCTCGTATGAGCGAGCTTACGAAGCTAAAATGCCTATCCATGTAATTGAAGGTAATGCTGAACAATTGCCATTTGCAGATCATTCATTTGATACTGTGGTTGGGACTCTAGTTTTATGTACGATACCAAATCCAGTAAAAGCGATTAGAGAAATTAGTAGAGTGTGTAAACCTACTGGAACAATTTTATTATTTGAGCATATCCGACATGAAAATAGCCTATTGGGAAAGATACAAGATCTCCTGACACCGATATGGAAGAGAGCTTGTGATGGGTGTCATTTGAATAGAGATACAATTCACTTACTGAGACAAGAAGAGTTAGAAATAATTGACATAAAAAAACATGTAGGAAACATTTTCATAACTGTTGAAGCTAGAAAAAAACAGAAGTGA
- a CDS encoding response regulator produces the protein MQWIRNAKINYKLIFMIVLPMLGLLYFSSNAIYEKVKELSELNRLQTLVTTEIYINDLIHEIQKERSLLSGYFEDKTVTRQLVDQRKFTEDKTSAFREQLRSLNTSVLGDKFKQNANNAVSKLDQMVILRTQLDQGKANENETLSFYMETINSLFDMMQNTNEISSNKQISNMVNSYILFSKSKFAVSRERSLLFHVFSLNRADLNDFEQIGVLENEQLLYYKESKLLASEAAQQLYQETVKGQAINEVDRLIRLVLQTEPGKALGVDSQQWYNVATQEVDLLKEVEDGLSTELIQSMEIIKKSTTQSLIGVAIFNVIILILSFLVIVLISRMLLSQIRLLKRSTELILTGVTDIHLDVQSKDEFGELMEAFNQMVASFKEVITQADRISLGEYEQTIVPRSDRDQLSVALIRMLTSLKETTAENERQFWLKTQLARLTGLAQGVTSVQQLVGMLISEISRLVGAGQGIIYLKEMQSSENQSNEYVMLGSYAFKERKNVANRVRPGEGLVGQCILEKKPILLSNVPGDYIHIQSGLGESKPFQIVVLPILFEEDVLAVIELASFKPFTGIEHELLEQLSDTLGVVIQAANSRQKTEALLRESQLLTEELQTQQEELRTANEELEEQTLMLKQSEEKMRIQSEELQAINEELEEKTNYLEVQKADIEKQNAFIQLSKQDLEEKAKELELASQYKSEFLANMSHELRTPLNSLLILSKSLSSNEDGNLNEDQIESAKIIHSGGLDLLTLINDILDLSKVEAGKLDIQMEEVRLDDLLQSIRYQFNPVAKQKGLSFILKMDDQIPEIVTTDGQRTEQILKNLLSNAFKFTASGSVTVEIARAGKGTAYQNKYLEENGALALTVTDTGIGIPASKQQAIFEAFQQADGTTSRKYGGTGLGLTISRELAKLLGGEIHMRSTEGKGSSFTLYLPLGRAANTEISEPKSTSIKAEVAESVDSLQFLSESLIASTIEDHLQVAQAAKTFLPDDRLHLRNTVQDKIILIVEDDPTFAKILMDMSYKKGFKCLAAGDGFSALQLAKQHIPSAILLDLGLPDMDGLKVLDHLKYHNETRHIPVHIISGREKSSDSLQRGAIGYLSKPIQAEDIEAVFNKIEHKLQERIQQVLVVEDDLNNQKAIHELLKHKKVDIHSVSTGKDGLQLMRSQPFDCVILDLTLPDMTGFELLQQLVVDSEGSIPPIIINTGKELTQEEYKELNHFTDSIVIKGANSPDRLLDEVSLFLHSVHKSLPQAHKEMIRMVRDSDESLKGRKILLVDDDLRNTFALSKVLRKHGLDVVMADNGKLALDKLESESGIELVIMDIMMPVMDGYEAIGHIRTMPKFQSLPIIALTAKAMTGDREKCIERGANDYMTKPVDTDKLLSLIRVWLLR, from the coding sequence ATGCAATGGATTCGGAACGCTAAAATAAATTACAAGCTGATCTTTATGATTGTACTGCCAATGTTGGGATTGTTATATTTCTCCTCCAATGCCATTTATGAAAAAGTAAAAGAGCTGTCAGAACTGAACAGGCTGCAGACACTGGTTACTACGGAAATCTACATCAATGATCTAATTCATGAAATTCAGAAGGAGCGGAGCCTTTTATCAGGTTACTTTGAAGATAAAACGGTTACGCGTCAACTAGTCGATCAACGTAAGTTTACCGAAGATAAGACAAGTGCTTTTCGTGAGCAATTAAGATCATTGAACACATCCGTTTTGGGTGATAAGTTTAAGCAAAATGCAAATAATGCGGTAAGCAAGCTAGACCAAATGGTGATTCTTAGAACACAACTTGATCAGGGGAAAGCCAATGAGAATGAAACACTCTCTTTTTATATGGAAACGATAAACAGTCTCTTTGATATGATGCAAAACACAAACGAAATAAGCTCGAATAAACAAATTTCAAACATGGTTAATTCCTATATTCTGTTTTCCAAAAGTAAGTTTGCCGTAAGTAGGGAGCGCTCCTTATTATTTCATGTTTTTTCCTTGAATCGTGCGGATTTAAATGATTTTGAACAGATCGGTGTGTTAGAGAACGAACAATTGCTTTATTATAAGGAATCCAAATTACTCGCATCAGAGGCAGCGCAACAACTCTACCAGGAGACGGTGAAAGGACAAGCCATTAACGAAGTTGACCGTCTCATTCGGCTAGTTCTGCAAACGGAACCTGGGAAAGCGCTCGGAGTAGACTCACAGCAATGGTACAACGTAGCAACACAAGAAGTGGATCTTCTTAAAGAGGTTGAGGATGGACTTTCGACAGAATTAATTCAAAGCATGGAAATCATCAAAAAGAGTACCACGCAATCCTTGATTGGAGTAGCCATTTTTAACGTCATTATTCTAATCCTCTCATTTTTGGTAATCGTTTTGATTTCGAGAATGCTTTTATCTCAAATCCGGCTGCTTAAGAGATCGACAGAGCTCATTCTGACCGGAGTCACCGATATTCATCTGGATGTTCAATCGAAGGATGAATTTGGCGAGCTGATGGAAGCTTTCAATCAGATGGTTGCTAGCTTTAAAGAGGTCATAACTCAGGCAGATCGCATTTCATTAGGTGAATATGAGCAGACGATTGTTCCTCGTTCAGATCGAGATCAGCTGAGTGTGGCATTAATTCGAATGCTGACCTCTTTAAAAGAAACAACCGCTGAAAATGAGCGGCAATTCTGGTTGAAAACACAGTTAGCTCGTTTGACGGGGCTTGCACAAGGTGTTACAAGTGTACAGCAGCTAGTGGGCATGCTTATATCAGAAATATCGCGTCTTGTCGGAGCAGGTCAAGGCATTATCTATTTGAAAGAGATGCAATCCAGTGAGAATCAATCCAATGAATATGTCATGCTCGGCAGCTATGCCTTTAAAGAAAGAAAGAACGTAGCCAATCGGGTTCGACCTGGTGAAGGTCTAGTAGGTCAATGTATTCTTGAGAAAAAGCCTATCTTGCTATCGAATGTGCCAGGCGATTATATACACATACAATCAGGTCTCGGGGAATCGAAACCTTTCCAAATCGTCGTTCTTCCTATCCTCTTCGAGGAGGACGTGTTGGCCGTTATAGAGCTGGCCTCTTTTAAACCATTTACAGGCATAGAGCACGAATTATTGGAACAACTATCCGATACACTAGGCGTTGTCATTCAAGCCGCTAACAGCCGTCAGAAGACGGAAGCTTTATTGCGTGAATCCCAATTGTTAACGGAAGAACTTCAAACACAACAGGAAGAACTGCGCACAGCCAATGAAGAATTGGAAGAACAGACGCTGATGCTGAAGCAATCCGAAGAAAAGATGCGAATCCAAAGTGAGGAACTTCAGGCAATTAATGAAGAACTTGAAGAAAAAACGAACTATTTGGAAGTGCAAAAAGCCGACATCGAAAAGCAAAATGCCTTTATTCAATTATCAAAGCAGGATTTAGAAGAAAAAGCGAAGGAATTGGAGCTAGCGAGTCAGTACAAATCGGAGTTTTTGGCCAATATGTCGCATGAACTCCGGACGCCACTTAACAGCTTGCTGATTTTATCTAAATCATTATCCTCTAATGAAGATGGTAATTTAAATGAAGATCAAATTGAGTCGGCTAAGATTATCCATAGTGGCGGCTTGGATTTATTGACTTTAATTAACGACATTTTGGATTTATCCAAAGTGGAAGCGGGTAAATTGGACATCCAAATGGAAGAAGTGAGGCTGGACGATTTACTTCAGTCCATCCGTTACCAATTTAATCCAGTAGCCAAACAAAAGGGCCTTTCGTTTATTTTAAAAATGGACGATCAAATTCCGGAAATCGTGACGACAGATGGTCAGCGTACCGAACAAATCCTGAAAAACCTTTTATCCAATGCATTTAAGTTTACGGCTTCCGGTAGCGTTACGGTTGAGATCGCGCGTGCCGGAAAAGGAACGGCTTACCAAAATAAATATCTGGAAGAAAATGGGGCTTTAGCTTTAACTGTAACCGATACGGGAATTGGTATTCCTGCTAGTAAACAGCAAGCTATATTCGAAGCTTTTCAGCAGGCGGATGGTACGACGAGTCGCAAATATGGAGGAACGGGCCTTGGTTTAACCATTTCTAGAGAGTTGGCTAAGCTATTGGGTGGCGAAATTCATATGCGAAGTACCGAAGGGAAAGGCAGCAGCTTTACGCTTTATCTCCCGCTCGGAAGAGCAGCTAATACTGAAATCTCAGAGCCAAAAAGTACGTCGATAAAAGCTGAAGTTGCAGAATCGGTCGATTCTCTACAGTTTTTAAGTGAATCTTTGATTGCAAGCACCATTGAAGATCATCTTCAAGTGGCTCAGGCGGCAAAAACGTTCTTGCCTGACGATCGCTTGCATCTGAGGAATACTGTGCAGGATAAGATTATTTTGATCGTGGAAGATGATCCGACGTTCGCCAAAATTCTTATGGACATGTCTTACAAAAAGGGGTTCAAGTGCCTTGCTGCAGGAGATGGCTTCAGTGCCCTTCAATTAGCCAAGCAGCATATTCCAAGCGCAATTCTTCTGGATTTGGGGCTTCCTGATATGGATGGCCTGAAGGTCCTTGATCATTTGAAATATCATAATGAAACTCGTCACATACCTGTGCACATCATTTCAGGTCGAGAGAAAAGCTCAGACTCCTTACAGCGCGGGGCTATCGGCTATTTGTCGAAACCAATTCAGGCGGAAGACATTGAAGCTGTTTTTAACAAAATTGAACATAAGCTGCAAGAGCGTATCCAACAGGTCTTAGTGGTGGAAGATGATTTGAATAACCAAAAGGCTATTCATGAACTGCTAAAGCATAAGAAGGTTGACATCCATAGTGTTTCCACGGGTAAAGATGGTCTGCAGCTTATGCGTTCACAACCCTTTGATTGTGTGATTCTGGATTTAACATTGCCAGATATGACAGGCTTTGAACTGCTGCAGCAATTAGTTGTTGATTCAGAAGGCTCCATACCGCCGATCATTATTAATACAGGAAAAGAGCTCACACAGGAAGAGTATAAGGAATTAAACCACTTTACGGACAGCATTGTGATTAAAGGTGCGAATTCACCGGATCGCTTGCTGGATGAGGTTTCTCTCTTCCTTCACAGCGTTCATAAATCGCTTCCACAAGCGCATAAAGAAATGATTCGTATGGTGCGTGATTCCGATGAATCCTTGAAGGGACGTAAAATATTGCTGGTGGATGATGACCTTCGCAACACGTTTGCCTTATCCAAAGTATTAAGGAAACACGGCTTGGATGTCGTGATGGCGGATAATGGGAAGCTGGCTTTGGATAAACTGGAAAGTGAATCCGGGATCGAATTAGTCATTATGGATATTATGATGCCGGTGATGGACGGTTATGAGGCCATAGGTCATATTCGCACCATGCCGAAGTTCCAGTCCCTCCCGATTATCGCCTTAACGGCAAAGGCCATGACGGGTGACCGTGAAAAATGTATAGAGAGGGGAGCCAATGATTATATGACGAAACCAGTAGATACCGATAAATTGTTATCTTTAATCAGGGTTTGGCTCTTACGATAG
- a CDS encoding PAS domain-containing sensor histidine kinase, protein MILKEHLIDSFMNLTSDGIVIVDVNGKVLEVNKKFEELHGWTREEVIGKILPMTPDKYKEDALRLYQSLIDGGQSSDFEALKLRKDGSTFYANVTVSPMKDNEGVVIGFIGVERDISEKKRADEELLEREKQFRRLIKLNPEPIALHNDGFIQFVNDACCKLFGGVSSDDFKGKPVYDFFCISAKEFIQERLQYVMQSDSYTEFMEIKLRKLDGTFFDAEISSIYVHKNMGVPVIQTVIRDLTERKKSEEAIIRSEKLSLIGQLAAGIAHDIRNPLTSLKGFVKLLKAKNTDYVDVMLEELEHINYVVNEFMTLAKPHLNCYMESTSLGLVKSVVGFLQPHAHLYNVQIHIDMDPDIPAIYCNPDQIKQVLINILKNAIESMPNGGLIQIAIRNPINQGVMIRIEDQGVGISGERLSQLGEPFYTTKVNGTGLGLMVCKRIIEGHGGKLLIQSKINQGTAVEIELPFNK, encoded by the coding sequence TTGATATTGAAAGAACATCTAATCGATTCCTTTATGAATTTAACCTCAGACGGAATTGTTATCGTTGATGTGAATGGAAAAGTGTTAGAGGTAAATAAGAAGTTTGAAGAATTACATGGCTGGACAAGAGAAGAAGTAATCGGGAAAATATTGCCGATGACTCCTGATAAATATAAGGAAGATGCTCTTCGGCTATATCAGTCCTTAATAGATGGGGGTCAAAGCTCGGATTTCGAAGCGTTAAAACTAAGAAAAGATGGTTCAACCTTTTATGCAAATGTGACGGTCTCACCAATGAAAGATAACGAAGGAGTTGTTATTGGGTTTATTGGTGTGGAAAGGGATATTAGTGAAAAGAAAAGAGCGGATGAGGAGCTTTTAGAAAGAGAAAAACAATTTCGAAGGTTGATTAAACTTAATCCAGAACCCATTGCTCTGCATAACGATGGTTTCATCCAGTTTGTGAATGATGCCTGTTGTAAGCTGTTTGGTGGCGTTTCTTCAGATGACTTTAAGGGAAAACCAGTATATGATTTTTTCTGTATAAGTGCCAAGGAATTCATTCAAGAGCGGCTTCAGTATGTGATGCAGTCTGATTCTTATACGGAGTTTATGGAGATAAAGCTGCGGAAATTAGATGGAACTTTTTTTGATGCTGAAATATCCTCCATTTATGTCCACAAAAACATGGGGGTTCCTGTCATACAGACCGTGATTCGTGATCTCACGGAGCGCAAAAAGTCTGAAGAAGCCATTATTAGATCAGAAAAACTGTCGCTCATCGGTCAATTGGCAGCTGGGATTGCACATGATATACGTAATCCTTTAACCTCCTTGAAAGGTTTTGTGAAATTACTAAAGGCCAAAAATACAGACTACGTGGATGTCATGTTGGAAGAATTAGAACATATTAACTATGTTGTTAATGAATTTATGACTCTGGCTAAACCACATCTGAATTGTTACATGGAGAGTACATCCCTAGGACTTGTCAAAAGTGTGGTTGGTTTTCTGCAGCCTCATGCTCATCTCTATAACGTTCAAATACATATTGACATGGATCCAGACATACCAGCCATTTATTGTAACCCTGATCAAATCAAGCAGGTTTTAATAAATATTTTAAAGAATGCAATTGAATCTATGCCGAATGGGGGATTAATTCAAATTGCTATCCGAAATCCAATCAATCAAGGTGTGATGATCCGCATCGAAGATCAAGGTGTAGGCATTTCTGGAGAGAGATTATCCCAGCTAGGGGAGCCTTTTTATACGACAAAAGTGAATGGTACAGGTTTAGGGCTTATGGTTTGCAAACGAATAATCGAGGGACATGGAGGCAAATTGTTAATTCAAAGTAAAATTAATCAGGGTACTGCCGTGGAAATCGAATTGCCTTTTAATAAATAG